A portion of the Acidobacteriota bacterium genome contains these proteins:
- a CDS encoding MOSC domain-containing protein has product MIEVGVIKKIFRYPVKSMAGESLESCLLGWHGLEGDRRFAFRRMEDSGGFPWLTAGRLPALICYQPFWVGNDAEAKPVLQIRTPEGKEFEAGSEALRAELADAHGKDVQLMQFKHGIFDEAAVSLINLSTIQGLEAECGKPLDVRRFRPNLLIESNSTVPFAEDEWVGQILQFGSEDGPAISITLRDLRCVMVNLDPDTAESDPVVLKSVARVNEVCAGVYATVTKTGVVSVGQKLFLKLL; this is encoded by the coding sequence ATGATCGAAGTTGGCGTCATCAAGAAAATCTTTCGCTATCCGGTGAAATCCATGGCGGGCGAATCGCTGGAAAGTTGTTTGCTTGGTTGGCATGGGCTGGAAGGCGACAGGCGATTTGCCTTTCGCCGAATGGAAGATTCCGGCGGATTTCCGTGGTTGACGGCTGGCCGCCTTCCTGCGCTGATTTGCTATCAGCCGTTTTGGGTGGGGAACGATGCAGAGGCGAAACCGGTTTTGCAGATCCGCACGCCCGAAGGCAAAGAGTTTGAAGCAGGCAGCGAAGCATTGCGCGCTGAACTTGCCGACGCGCACGGAAAAGATGTTCAACTGATGCAGTTCAAGCATGGCATTTTTGATGAAGCGGCTGTTTCGCTGATTAACCTGAGTACAATTCAAGGCCTGGAAGCCGAATGCGGGAAACCATTGGACGTGCGGCGATTTCGCCCCAATCTCCTCATTGAATCCAATTCAACTGTTCCATTTGCCGAAGACGAATGGGTTGGCCAAATTCTTCAATTTGGATCGGAAGATGGCCCGGCAATCAGCATTACGTTGAGAGACCTGCGCTGTGTGATGGTCAATCTTGATCCCGATACAGCGGAAAGCGATCCGGTTGTGTTGAAATCTGTGGCTCGCGTGAACGAAGTTTGCGCGGGCGTGTATGCCACGGTGACCAAAACCGGCGTTGTGTCTGTCGGTCAAAAACTGTTTCTGAAATTACTCTGA
- a CDS encoding ThiF family adenylyltransferase, which translates to MNLERYSRQILFHGIGKAGQERLVASHAVIIGCGALGSMQAEMLARAGIGKLRLIDRDYVEESNLHRQIMFADSDAAERLPKSVAAANRIARINSEVQAEAVVKDVNYSNVEDLIRDADVVLDGADNFEIRYLLNDAAVKLGKTWVYGAAVGAYGVQMTIRPGETPCLRCVFSEMPPPGTSPTCDTAGVILPIIATIASYQVAEAIKVLTGQFDKLHGSLLQFDLWQNTFTRLKLRERAPDCPTCQQRKFEFLSARAGQLAISLCGRNSVQITPAVSHQIDLAELADQLRDVGEVSYNRYLLKLKTSEHEITVFTDARSIIKGTDDPAVARTLYARYIGA; encoded by the coding sequence ATGAACCTCGAACGTTATTCCCGCCAAATTCTTTTCCACGGCATAGGCAAAGCAGGGCAAGAACGGCTGGTTGCCAGTCACGCAGTCATCATCGGTTGCGGTGCGCTTGGCTCGATGCAGGCCGAAATGCTGGCGCGCGCGGGAATCGGAAAGCTGCGTTTGATTGACCGCGATTACGTCGAAGAATCGAACCTGCATCGCCAAATCATGTTTGCAGACAGCGACGCCGCCGAACGGTTGCCGAAATCGGTTGCTGCGGCGAACCGCATCGCTCGCATCAATTCCGAGGTGCAGGCCGAAGCGGTCGTCAAAGATGTGAATTATTCCAACGTCGAAGATTTGATCCGCGACGCGGATGTTGTATTGGATGGCGCAGACAATTTTGAAATCCGTTATTTATTAAACGATGCGGCGGTAAAACTAGGCAAAACCTGGGTTTATGGCGCGGCGGTCGGCGCTTATGGTGTGCAAATGACAATTCGCCCGGGAGAAACGCCATGTTTGCGTTGCGTGTTTTCAGAAATGCCGCCGCCCGGAACTTCGCCGACCTGCGACACGGCGGGAGTTATTTTGCCGATCATTGCGACTATCGCTTCTTATCAAGTCGCCGAAGCGATCAAAGTTCTGACCGGGCAATTCGACAAGCTGCATGGTTCGTTACTGCAATTCGATCTGTGGCAAAACACGTTTACGCGATTGAAACTGCGCGAACGTGCCCCCGATTGCCCGACTTGCCAGCAACGCAAGTTTGAATTTCTGTCGGCGCGCGCGGGGCAGTTGGCAATTTCGTTGTGCGGACGCAATTCCGTGCAGATTACGCCTGCGGTCAGCCATCAAATTGATCTGGCTGAACTGGCCGACCAACTCCGCGATGTTGGCGAAGTCAGTTACAATCGCTATTTATTGAAATTGAAAACGTCAGAGCACGAAATCACTGTGTTCACGGACGCGCGAAGCATTATCAAAGGCACGGACGATCCGGCCGTCGCGCGAACGCTTTACGCCAGATACATAGGAGCTTGA